A genomic window from Schistocerca serialis cubense isolate TAMUIC-IGC-003099 chromosome 4, iqSchSeri2.2, whole genome shotgun sequence includes:
- the LOC126475067 gene encoding prolactin-releasing peptide receptor-like encodes MEDALFDKHHQFGDANSENVSTAGNGTWAYLRHDVMQTRAVQAVFGVVYCVIFALGTPGNLLVCYTVYRNRAMRTVTNLYICALALADVLLCGLCLPFTPLYTFLGGWVFGGALCHAVAFSQCFSVYVTALTLTAIAVDRFYVIVHPFRPRMPPSHCLAVEGGVVVFSVLATLPYGVYMATGEVEGVSVCNEAWPSEAGRRAFLLATFCLQFVLPLSVIACCYGLIALCLARQSRARPGAKSSRREATERERKRRTNRLLVAMVLVFAACWLPLNAVNMVADLDEGAEHWRYFTLCFFLAHALAMSSVCYNPLLYAWLNDNFRKELKQLVPCCRRRVAAASCGTTSTAGQSAQTLLQTSACPGQHLPDVVAADAEAPAPAPAAVYTVADDQVHLSGISSGGTEEVSCT; translated from the coding sequence ATGGAGGACGCCTTGTTCGACAAACACCACCAGTTTGGAGACGCCAACAGTGAGAACGTTTCGACGGCAGGGAACGGCACGTGGGCGTACCTCCGGCACGACGTGATGCAGACGCGCGCCGTCCAGGCCGTGTTCGGGGTGGTCTACTGCGTCATCTTCGCGCTGGGCACGCCGGGGAACTTGCTGGTGTGCTACACGGTGTACCGCAACCGCGCCATGCGCACCGTCACCAACCTGTACATCTGCGCGCTGGCGCTCGCCGACGTGCTGCTGTGCGGGCTCTGCCTGCCCTTCACGCCGCTCTACACCTTCCTGGGCGGCTGGGTGTTCGGCGGCGCGCTCTGCCACGCCGTCGCCTTCTCGCAGTGCTTCAGCGTCTACGTGACGGCGCTGACGCTGACCGCGATCGCCGTCGACCGCTTCTACGTGATCGTGCACCCGTTCCGGCCGCGCATGCCGCCGTCGCACTGCCTCGCGGTGGAGGGCGGCGTGGTGGTGTTCTCGGTGCTGGCGACGCTGCCGTACGGCGTGTACATGGCCACCGGCGAGGTGGAGGGCGTCAGCGTGTGCAACGAGGCGTGGCCGTCGGAGGCGGGCCGGCGCGCCTTCCTGCTGGCCACGTTCTGCCTGCAGTTCGTGCTGCCGCTGTCGGTGATCGCCTGCTGCTACGGCCTCATCGCGCTATGCCTGGCCCGCCAGAGCCGCGCGCGGCCCGGCGCCAAGAGCTCGCGCCGCGAGGCGACTGAGCGCGAGCGCAAGCGCCGCACCAACCGGCTGCTCGTCGCCATGGTGCTGGTGTTCGCCGCCTGCTGGCTGCCGCTGAACGCCGTCAACATGGTCGCCGACCTGGACGAGGGCGCAGAGCACTGGCGCTACTTCACGCTGTGCTTCTTCCTGGCGCACGCGCTCGCCATGAGCTCGGTCTGCTACAACCCGCTGCTGTACGCCTGGCTCAACGACAACTTCCGCAAGGAGCTGAAGCAGCTGGTGCCGTGCTGCCGCCGGCGCGTGGCCGCCGCCTCCTGCGGCACGACGTCGACGGCTGGCCAGTCGGCGCAGACGCTGCTGCAGACGTCCGCCTGCCCCGGCCAACACCTGCCGGACGTCGTTGCCGCAGATGCCGAGGCGCCCGCTCCGGCGCCCGCTGCGGTCTACACCGTCGCCGACGACCAAGTCCACCTCTCTGGTATCAGCTCCGGCGGCACCGAAGAAGTCTCCTGCACTTAG